Proteins encoded by one window of Microbulbifer salipaludis:
- a CDS encoding nitrate regulatory protein has product MPNHSEDAEKFLLAAKRSEIQALERLASSCELVTTVSDLVHQLQRERGISNIYLVSSGHRFAALRMEQIREGTCSADTFRQLLHDQYLQGDRCSSPRDMRLLNSIAYSLHGLDELEELRRHIDAFEVNALASTDAYCRLIAGLLSVVFEAADVADDPEVTRLLVALFNFMQAKEFAGQERAWGAIGFAGSRFDEKLHLRLEQLQDCQRRSLEVFLEFAGESEESSWQEIMHSEASRDLNRLRRVIAGLKNGEPISPEVSEVWYQLATTRIDAMHGVEDAMAARLLQVSRQRVADAQSELGHHRAQLQKMKSSDWGRVPALAVLFDPEVPGLYGRAEAAAVPTLHGQNLTHSLYDLIRSQVAHIQKVNEELEETRRALTERKLIERAKGVLMRNLRLSEDDAYRTMQQRAMEMNLRLADVAQKIIEIGNQRSAAKPGGGSARPRSTTGDGKPV; this is encoded by the coding sequence ATGCCCAATCACAGTGAAGACGCAGAAAAATTCCTGCTCGCCGCCAAGCGTTCCGAGATCCAGGCGTTGGAGCGACTGGCGAGTAGTTGTGAACTGGTGACCACCGTATCGGACCTGGTTCACCAGCTGCAGCGGGAGCGCGGTATCAGCAATATCTACCTGGTGTCCTCCGGGCATCGGTTCGCCGCACTGCGCATGGAGCAGATCCGGGAAGGTACATGCAGTGCGGACACCTTCCGCCAGTTACTGCATGATCAGTATCTACAGGGCGACCGCTGCAGCAGTCCGCGAGATATGCGCCTGTTGAACAGCATCGCCTATTCACTGCATGGCCTGGATGAGCTTGAAGAGCTGCGACGTCACATCGACGCATTTGAGGTGAACGCCCTGGCATCCACGGATGCTTACTGCCGATTGATTGCCGGGTTGCTCTCGGTGGTGTTTGAGGCCGCCGACGTGGCAGATGACCCGGAGGTAACCCGGTTGCTGGTGGCGCTGTTCAATTTTATGCAGGCCAAGGAGTTCGCGGGGCAGGAGCGGGCCTGGGGTGCCATCGGTTTTGCCGGTAGCCGGTTCGACGAAAAGCTGCATTTGCGTCTTGAACAATTACAGGACTGCCAGCGGCGCAGCCTAGAAGTCTTTCTGGAGTTCGCCGGAGAGAGCGAAGAATCCAGCTGGCAGGAAATTATGCACAGTGAGGCATCGCGGGATTTGAATCGTCTGCGCCGGGTGATTGCAGGGCTGAAAAACGGCGAGCCCATTTCCCCCGAGGTAAGCGAAGTCTGGTATCAGCTGGCCACCACGCGTATTGATGCCATGCACGGTGTCGAAGATGCGATGGCCGCCCGCCTGTTGCAGGTGAGCCGTCAGCGGGTGGCCGATGCACAATCGGAGCTGGGTCATCATCGCGCGCAACTGCAGAAAATGAAATCCTCTGACTGGGGGCGCGTACCGGCGCTGGCGGTTTTGTTCGATCCGGAAGTGCCCGGGCTCTACGGCCGCGCGGAGGCGGCAGCAGTGCCAACACTGCACGGCCAGAATCTGACGCACTCCCTGTACGATCTGATCCGTTCGCAGGTGGCGCATATTCAAAAGGTGAACGAGGAGTTGGAAGAAACCCGTCGGGCGCTGACGGAGCGCAAGTTGATTGAGCGGGCCAAGGGCGTACTGATGCGCAACCTGCGCCTGAGTGAAGACGATGCCTATCGAACCATGCAGCAGCGAGCGATGGAAATGAATCTCAGGCTGGCGGACGTGGCGCAAAAAATTATTGAAATCGGAAACCAGCGCAGTGCCGCGAAGCCCGGTGGCGGCAGTGCGCGGCCCAGATCCACAACGGGAGATGGCAAACCGGTTTGA
- a CDS encoding formate/nitrite transporter family protein — MAYLVPNEFVTKMVDAGESKIYMSTRDTLVRAYMAGAILALAAVFAVTVAVTTGSHLVGSILFPVGFCMLYLMGFDLLTGVFVLAPLAWLDKRPGVTWAGILRNWGLVFVGNFAGALTVAVMMAFVFTMGFNTEPGAVGAKLSSIGEARTLGYAEYGAAGWFTIFVRGMLCNWMVSMGVVGAMVSTNVSGKVIAMWMPIMLFFFMAFEHSVVNMFLFPTAIMMGGDFSVMDYLIWNEIPTALGNLVGGLAFTGLTLYSTHYKTAPKRQLTAADTNPALA; from the coding sequence ATGGCTTATCTCGTTCCCAACGAATTCGTGACCAAAATGGTCGACGCGGGGGAATCCAAAATTTACATGTCCACCCGCGACACCCTGGTACGCGCTTATATGGCGGGTGCCATCCTGGCACTGGCTGCGGTGTTCGCGGTAACCGTGGCGGTGACCACAGGCTCGCACCTTGTCGGGTCAATCCTGTTCCCGGTGGGCTTCTGTATGCTCTACCTGATGGGCTTCGATCTGCTCACCGGTGTGTTCGTGCTTGCGCCGCTGGCCTGGCTCGACAAGCGACCGGGCGTTACCTGGGCCGGAATCCTGCGCAACTGGGGGCTGGTTTTCGTGGGCAACTTTGCCGGCGCACTCACGGTCGCGGTGATGATGGCCTTTGTGTTTACCATGGGCTTTAACACCGAGCCGGGTGCGGTGGGTGCCAAGCTTTCCTCCATCGGTGAAGCGCGTACTCTCGGCTACGCCGAGTACGGAGCCGCTGGCTGGTTCACCATCTTCGTGCGCGGCATGCTGTGTAACTGGATGGTATCTATGGGCGTGGTTGGGGCGATGGTATCGACCAACGTCAGCGGCAAGGTGATCGCCATGTGGATGCCGATCATGCTGTTCTTCTTTATGGCCTTCGAGCACTCCGTGGTGAACATGTTCCTGTTCCCCACCGCAATCATGATGGGCGGCGACTTTTCGGTGATGGATTATCTGATCTGGAACGAAATCCCCACTGCACTGGGCAACCTCGTTGGCGGTCTCGCGTTTACCGGCCTGACCCTGTACAGCACACACTACAAAACCGCACCGAAACGCCAGCTGACCGCGGCGGACACAAACCCGGCGCTCGCCTGA
- a CDS encoding bifunctional protein-serine/threonine kinase/phosphatase — protein MNNTLQLDIGQYSSAGLKAENQDSCGSRVPSGPPLELKGAAFAIADGISSSAVSAIASETAVKSFLDDYYCTSDGWSVQSSVTQVLKATNAWLYGQTRQSPYRYDKDKGYVCTFSGAIFRGMEAHLFHVGDSRIYRLRRGSLEQLTHDHRQWVGEGRSYLSRALGVTPHIEADYQRLTLAVGDVFILTTDGVHESLAQAELAGHLKRRDSDLSDIARTLVDTALANGSTDNLTVQLVRITGLPDATPQLIEPIEKLPLPPLLKSGDLFDGYRIEREIHASSRSHVYLAYDQASDTRVVLKTPSIDLSDDPAYLERLLMEEWVARRVNSVHVVRAAATHRPRHYLYTAMELVDGQNLRQWMTDHPNPDLETVRGIVEQVAKGLQALHRAEILHQDVRPENLMISPAGTVTLIDLGSARVSGIAASYRVNHPESDAATAGETGAQILGTALYSAPEYFLGDLGSPRSDLFSLAVLTYHLLSGEFPYGTRVARCTTQAAQHKLGYRSVLNETRAIPAWIDAALKKALHINPLRRHEALSEFVRELRYPNPEYIHATRPPLMERYPVRFWQSVSGILLLIIVYLLNLIGTTT, from the coding sequence ATGAACAACACTCTGCAGCTCGACATCGGCCAGTACAGCAGCGCCGGCCTCAAAGCGGAAAACCAGGATAGCTGCGGCAGCCGGGTTCCGTCTGGGCCGCCACTGGAACTGAAAGGCGCCGCCTTTGCGATCGCCGATGGCATCAGCTCAAGCGCGGTCAGCGCCATTGCCAGCGAGACTGCGGTAAAAAGTTTTCTCGACGACTACTACTGCACGTCCGACGGCTGGAGCGTACAAAGCTCTGTGACACAGGTATTGAAAGCCACCAATGCCTGGCTCTATGGCCAGACCCGGCAAAGCCCCTACCGATACGATAAAGACAAAGGCTATGTGTGTACCTTCAGCGGGGCAATCTTCAGGGGTATGGAAGCCCACCTGTTTCATGTTGGTGACTCGCGCATTTACCGGCTGCGCCGCGGGTCGCTGGAACAACTCACCCATGACCACCGCCAATGGGTGGGAGAAGGCCGCAGCTATCTCAGCCGTGCCCTCGGGGTTACACCGCACATAGAGGCCGATTACCAACGGCTGACACTGGCCGTGGGTGACGTGTTTATTCTTACCACCGATGGCGTGCACGAATCCCTTGCGCAGGCTGAGCTGGCCGGACATCTCAAGCGGCGCGATAGCGACCTGAGCGATATCGCGAGGACCCTGGTCGACACAGCCCTGGCCAACGGCAGTACGGATAACCTGACGGTGCAACTCGTGCGCATCACCGGACTGCCCGATGCCACGCCACAATTGATCGAACCGATCGAAAAACTGCCGCTCCCGCCGCTACTGAAAAGCGGCGACCTGTTCGACGGCTACCGCATTGAGCGCGAGATACATGCCAGTAGCCGAAGCCACGTCTACCTGGCGTACGACCAGGCGAGCGATACCCGTGTGGTACTGAAAACCCCGTCCATCGACCTGTCGGACGATCCCGCTTACCTCGAACGGCTGCTGATGGAAGAGTGGGTCGCCCGCCGCGTGAACAGCGTGCACGTGGTACGCGCAGCCGCCACCCATCGCCCCCGCCACTATCTGTATACCGCGATGGAACTGGTGGACGGTCAGAACCTGCGCCAGTGGATGACCGATCACCCCAACCCGGATCTGGAAACCGTGCGCGGCATCGTGGAACAGGTGGCCAAGGGCCTGCAGGCACTGCACCGGGCGGAAATCCTGCACCAGGATGTGCGACCGGAAAACCTCATGATCAGTCCCGCAGGCACCGTCACCCTGATCGATCTGGGCTCGGCCCGGGTCAGCGGTATTGCGGCAAGTTACCGGGTGAATCATCCAGAGAGTGATGCGGCAACCGCAGGGGAAACCGGCGCGCAGATTCTCGGTACGGCCCTGTACAGCGCACCGGAGTATTTTCTTGGTGACCTGGGCAGCCCCCGCTCGGACCTTTTTTCTCTGGCGGTGCTGACCTATCACCTGCTATCCGGCGAATTTCCCTACGGCACCCGGGTGGCCCGCTGCACCACTCAGGCCGCACAACATAAATTGGGCTACCGCAGTGTACTGAACGAAACCCGGGCAATTCCCGCGTGGATCGATGCCGCCCTGAAAAAGGCACTGCACATAAACCCGCTGCGACGCCACGAGGCTCTTTCCGAGTTTGTGCGCGAGCTGCGGTACCCGAACCCGGAATACATCCATGCCACGCGCCCGCCGTTGATGGAACGCTACCCGGTGCGTTTCTGGCAGTCGGTCAGCGGCATTCTGCTGCTGATCATCGTGTACCTGCTGAACCTGATCGGCACAACCACCTAA
- the cynS gene encoding cyanase: MISNREQVTAMILTAKVRKALKWSQVADAIGQSKEWTTAACLGQMTLTKAQADVVGELFDLNDEATAWLQIAPYKGSLPTAVPTDPLIYRLYELVNVYGSTIKELIHEEFGDGIMSAIDFSMDIQREEDPKGDRVHMVMSGKFLPYKTY, translated from the coding sequence ATGATCAGTAACCGCGAACAAGTCACCGCAATGATTCTCACCGCCAAAGTGCGTAAAGCGCTTAAATGGAGTCAGGTCGCCGATGCCATCGGCCAATCCAAGGAGTGGACCACCGCCGCCTGTCTCGGGCAGATGACTCTGACCAAAGCCCAGGCCGACGTGGTCGGGGAGCTGTTTGACCTGAACGACGAAGCCACAGCCTGGTTGCAGATAGCGCCCTACAAAGGCTCACTGCCCACTGCCGTACCCACCGACCCGCTCATCTACCGCCTGTATGAACTGGTGAATGTGTACGGCAGCACGATCAAAGAATTGATTCACGAAGAGTTTGGCGATGGCATCATGAGCGCCATCGACTTTTCCATGGATATCCAGCGCGAGGAAGATCCAAAAGGGGATCGAGTACACATGGTGATGTCTGGCAAGTTCCTGCCCTACAAAACCTACTGA
- the yghU gene encoding glutathione-dependent disulfide-bond oxidoreductase: MSDERYTPPRVWKWDSESGGQFANINRPIAGPTHDKDLPVGKHPMQLYSLATPNGVKVTLMLEELLALGFEGAEYDAHLIRITEGDQFGSGFVDINPNSKIPALVDHSTNPPIRVFESGSILLYLAEKFGAFLPHTPQQRTETLNWLFWQMGAAPYLGGGFGHFYAYAPEKYQYPINRFTMEVKRQLDVLDRQLAEHPFVAGKEYTIADMAIWPWYGAVVKNKAYDAAEFLEAHTYKHVNRWVDEIGERPAAKRGAMVNRTWGDPAGQLHERHDASDFELRTQEKIGDENGE, from the coding sequence ATGTCGGACGAGCGTTATACCCCACCCAGAGTCTGGAAGTGGGACTCCGAAAGCGGCGGCCAGTTCGCCAATATCAATCGCCCCATTGCCGGCCCTACCCACGACAAAGACCTGCCGGTGGGCAAGCACCCCATGCAGCTGTATTCCCTCGCTACCCCCAACGGGGTCAAAGTCACCCTCATGCTCGAGGAGCTGCTGGCGCTGGGCTTTGAGGGGGCCGAATACGATGCGCATCTGATCCGCATTACCGAGGGGGATCAGTTCGGTAGTGGTTTTGTCGATATCAATCCCAACTCCAAAATTCCCGCGCTGGTGGACCACAGCACCAATCCGCCGATTCGCGTATTTGAGTCGGGTTCCATCCTGCTGTACCTGGCAGAAAAATTCGGGGCGTTTCTACCGCACACCCCGCAACAGCGCACCGAAACCCTCAACTGGTTGTTCTGGCAGATGGGCGCCGCGCCCTATCTCGGCGGCGGGTTCGGCCACTTCTACGCCTACGCGCCGGAAAAATACCAGTACCCCATCAACCGCTTCACCATGGAAGTAAAGCGCCAGCTGGATGTGCTCGATCGCCAGCTCGCGGAGCATCCGTTTGTTGCGGGCAAGGAATACACCATTGCCGACATGGCGATCTGGCCCTGGTACGGTGCGGTGGTAAAAAACAAGGCCTACGATGCGGCGGAGTTTCTGGAAGCCCACACCTATAAACACGTAAACCGCTGGGTCGACGAGATCGGCGAGCGCCCTGCGGCCAAGCGGGGAGCTATGGTGAATCGGACCTGGGGTGATCCCGCCGGGCAGCTGCATGAACGGCACGACGCCAGCGATTTTGAGCTGCGTACACAGGAAAAAATCGGCGATGAAAATGGCGAGTAG
- a CDS encoding transglutaminase-like domain-containing protein: MRIQANHVNMQAYLQDSPIIDWQHPEILAAAAELKCRSGAKFGTVRNSFEFVRDEIRHSGDFDLHPVTCRASEVLAAGTGVCFAKSHLLAALLRANDIPAGFCYQRLRLDEAHNRYGLHGLNAVHLDAYGWIRIDARGNKPGITTEFIPPQERLAYTPSAEGERHLPDLYAAPLPQVIALLQGSDSCRTVLENLPDV; the protein is encoded by the coding sequence ATGCGAATTCAGGCAAACCACGTGAACATGCAGGCGTATCTACAAGACTCCCCGATTATTGACTGGCAGCATCCGGAGATCCTGGCCGCGGCTGCCGAGCTCAAATGTCGCTCCGGCGCAAAATTCGGTACCGTGCGCAATAGTTTCGAGTTTGTTCGCGACGAGATTCGCCACAGTGGTGACTTTGATTTGCACCCGGTCACCTGCCGCGCCTCGGAAGTGCTCGCCGCGGGCACCGGTGTGTGTTTTGCCAAAAGCCACCTGCTGGCGGCGCTGCTGCGTGCCAACGACATCCCCGCGGGCTTCTGTTATCAGCGGCTGCGGCTGGACGAAGCGCACAACCGCTACGGCCTGCATGGTCTCAACGCCGTTCACCTGGATGCCTACGGCTGGATTCGCATCGATGCCCGCGGCAACAAGCCGGGCATTACCACCGAATTTATTCCGCCCCAGGAGCGTCTCGCCTACACTCCGTCGGCTGAGGGTGAACGGCACCTTCCAGACCTTTATGCGGCGCCGTTGCCGCAGGTCATTGCGCTGTTGCAGGGCAGCGACAGCTGCCGCACGGTACTGGAAAACCTGCCGGACGTTTAA
- the rsxA gene encoding electron transport complex subunit RsxA produces the protein MTEFTVILLSTILVNNYVLVQFLGLCPFMGVSNKLETAIGMAGATTFVLTLAAICSYLVNTYLLEPFGMEYLRTISFILVIAVVVQFARMFIEKTSPLLHRVLGVFLPLITTNCAVLGVALQNTLKANNFVQSTLYGFGAAVGFSLVLILFSAMRERLAVADVPKPFKGAAIGMMTAGLMSLAFMGFSGLV, from the coding sequence ATGACCGAATTTACCGTCATCCTGCTTTCTACCATCCTGGTGAACAATTATGTGCTGGTGCAGTTCCTTGGCCTGTGCCCGTTCATGGGGGTTTCCAACAAGCTCGAGACCGCCATTGGCATGGCGGGCGCCACCACCTTTGTGCTGACCCTGGCGGCCATTTGCTCCTACCTGGTGAATACCTACTTACTCGAACCCTTCGGGATGGAGTACCTGCGCACTATTTCCTTCATTCTGGTGATCGCGGTAGTGGTGCAATTCGCACGCATGTTCATCGAAAAAACCAGCCCGCTGCTGCACCGGGTGCTGGGTGTCTTTCTACCACTGATTACCACCAACTGTGCGGTACTTGGTGTGGCACTGCAGAACACCCTGAAAGCCAACAATTTTGTGCAGTCCACCCTGTATGGCTTCGGCGCCGCGGTGGGCTTCTCGCTGGTGCTGATCCTGTTTTCCGCGATGCGCGAGCGCCTCGCGGTGGCCGATGTACCCAAACCCTTCAAGGGCGCAGCCATTGGCATGATGACCGCCGGGTTAATGTCACTGGCCTTTATGGGCTTCAGCGGGTTGGTATAA
- the rsxB gene encoding electron transport complex subunit RsxB, whose protein sequence is MMEWLSEISTPLLILGGMALVFGALLGFAAVRFRVEGDPIVDQIDSLLPQTQCGQCGHPGCRPYAEAIANGEAINKCPPGGQATINELANLLDVEPTPLDAEHGVEDVKKVAFIREPECIGCTKCIQACPVDAIVGAAKQMHTVIVDECTGCDLCVEPCPVDCIDMIPLETSLQQWHPNKPKDGIQLIASDRPDLHDDDRSAA, encoded by the coding sequence ATGATGGAATGGCTGTCTGAAATATCCACGCCCCTGCTGATTCTCGGTGGCATGGCCCTGGTATTCGGCGCCCTGCTGGGTTTTGCCGCGGTGCGCTTCCGGGTGGAGGGCGACCCGATTGTGGACCAGATCGATTCGCTGTTGCCGCAAACCCAGTGCGGCCAGTGCGGCCATCCCGGCTGCCGGCCTTACGCCGAGGCCATTGCCAACGGCGAGGCAATCAACAAGTGTCCGCCGGGAGGCCAGGCCACCATCAACGAGCTGGCCAATCTGCTGGATGTGGAGCCGACGCCGCTGGACGCGGAGCACGGGGTGGAAGACGTCAAAAAAGTGGCGTTTATCCGCGAGCCGGAATGTATCGGCTGTACCAAATGCATTCAGGCCTGCCCGGTAGACGCCATTGTCGGCGCCGCCAAGCAGATGCACACGGTGATTGTGGACGAGTGCACCGGCTGCGACCTGTGTGTGGAGCCCTGCCCCGTGGACTGCATCGATATGATTCCACTGGAAACTAGCCTGCAGCAATGGCACCCGAACAAACCCAAAGACGGAATCCAATTGATTGCCAGTGACAGACCGGACCTGCACGATGACGACCGGAGTGCAGCATGA
- the rsxC gene encoding electron transport complex subunit RsxC, translating to MSQVDHRQSASERRAAREAHLIASEKARDLSRELKVNDFHGGVHPPENKHQSTGEPIGTVPLAEDLIVPLNQHIGETAIPLVKLGDQVLKGQKIAEADGPISCPVHAPSSGTVVAIEPMPVPHPSGMAADCIQIRTDGRDAWCALSPLNDYTGQSIDTVLEKIRDCGIAGMGGAGFPTAVKLNPRGGATIDTLIINGTECEPYITADDMLMREYADEIIGGVEVLAHLLEQPERVLIGIEDNKPEAIKAMQQAAEGTRFHVVTFPTKYPSGGEKQLIEILTGREVPNEGLPANVGVVCQNVGTARAVFRAVTLGEPLISRVTTVVGESLDRQRNIEVPLGTPIRHILENHGVDRKRLQRIVIGGPMMGYTIEDESAPVVKTTNCILAPTDKELPPPPPAQACIRCGLCAEACPASLLPQQLYWYARAEDRDKLQAYNLFDCIECGACSYVCPSSIPLVQYYRAAKGDIREARLEKEKADRARERFEYRKLRLEKAEQEKEAKRLARKKAAEEARRQREQQASSPDAQAAKQESDVVAAALARVKAKQASPDQQLARAQRTLTSAEHRVERMQGKLDAAEESHKPQLEAQLKTAELKLKEARDKLAEVQKLAAAAPAQASPQADQPEPSITEDKLTVASASSSAANAAIEKAKAAAAARATMSPQEKLAQEIEALQKRVQKAEARLAKARSEDDPNTSAFATALEKMQGKLQEKQAQQGHNGSGN from the coding sequence ATGAGCCAGGTAGACCACAGACAGAGCGCCAGCGAGCGCCGCGCCGCCCGTGAAGCCCACCTGATCGCCAGCGAAAAGGCACGGGATCTGTCCCGGGAGCTCAAGGTCAACGATTTCCACGGCGGTGTCCATCCGCCGGAGAACAAGCACCAGTCCACCGGTGAACCCATCGGCACCGTCCCGCTGGCGGAGGACCTGATCGTCCCGCTCAACCAGCATATTGGCGAAACTGCCATCCCGCTGGTCAAACTGGGGGATCAGGTACTCAAGGGCCAGAAAATTGCCGAAGCGGACGGACCGATCAGCTGCCCGGTACACGCACCTTCCTCCGGCACCGTGGTAGCCATCGAGCCAATGCCGGTGCCCCACCCCTCCGGGATGGCGGCGGACTGCATCCAGATCCGTACCGACGGCCGCGACGCATGGTGCGCGCTCTCCCCCCTGAACGACTACACCGGTCAGAGCATCGATACGGTGCTGGAGAAAATCCGCGACTGCGGTATCGCCGGTATGGGCGGCGCGGGCTTTCCCACGGCGGTCAAACTCAACCCCCGCGGCGGTGCGACCATCGACACCCTGATCATCAACGGCACCGAGTGCGAGCCCTACATCACCGCCGACGACATGCTGATGCGTGAGTACGCCGACGAGATCATCGGCGGTGTGGAAGTGCTCGCACACCTGCTGGAGCAGCCGGAACGGGTACTGATCGGCATCGAAGACAACAAGCCCGAAGCGATCAAGGCCATGCAGCAGGCCGCAGAAGGCACCCGCTTCCACGTGGTCACCTTTCCCACCAAGTACCCCTCCGGCGGCGAGAAGCAACTGATCGAGATTCTCACCGGGCGCGAGGTGCCAAACGAGGGACTGCCGGCCAACGTCGGCGTGGTCTGCCAGAACGTGGGCACGGCGCGGGCGGTGTTCCGGGCCGTCACCCTCGGCGAGCCGCTCATCAGCCGCGTAACCACCGTGGTGGGCGAGTCCCTCGACCGCCAGCGCAATATTGAAGTGCCGCTGGGCACGCCCATCCGCCATATCCTGGAAAACCACGGGGTAGACCGCAAGCGACTGCAGCGCATCGTGATCGGTGGACCAATGATGGGCTACACCATCGAGGACGAGTCCGCGCCGGTGGTCAAAACCACCAACTGTATCCTCGCGCCCACCGACAAAGAACTCCCGCCACCGCCGCCCGCCCAGGCCTGTATCCGCTGTGGACTCTGCGCGGAGGCTTGTCCGGCCAGCCTGCTGCCCCAGCAGCTCTACTGGTATGCGCGCGCGGAAGACCGCGACAAGCTACAGGCGTACAACCTGTTTGACTGCATCGAGTGCGGCGCCTGCTCCTATGTGTGCCCGTCCAGTATTCCGCTGGTGCAGTATTACCGCGCCGCCAAGGGCGATATTCGCGAAGCGCGCCTGGAAAAAGAAAAAGCCGACCGTGCGCGCGAGCGCTTCGAGTACCGCAAACTGCGGCTGGAAAAAGCCGAGCAGGAGAAAGAAGCCAAGCGGCTCGCCCGGAAGAAAGCCGCCGAAGAGGCGCGCAGGCAGCGCGAGCAACAGGCCTCCAGCCCGGACGCGCAGGCGGCCAAGCAGGAATCCGATGTGGTGGCGGCGGCACTGGCGCGGGTCAAGGCCAAACAGGCCAGCCCGGACCAGCAGCTTGCCCGTGCCCAACGCACCCTGACCAGTGCCGAACACCGTGTAGAGCGTATGCAGGGCAAGCTTGATGCGGCCGAGGAATCCCACAAGCCGCAGCTGGAGGCCCAGCTGAAAACCGCCGAACTGAAGCTGAAAGAAGCCCGCGACAAGCTGGCGGAAGTGCAAAAGCTGGCAGCGGCGGCACCGGCACAGGCAAGCCCGCAGGCCGACCAGCCCGAGCCGTCCATCACCGAAGACAAGCTCACCGTCGCCAGCGCGTCCTCCTCCGCCGCGAATGCGGCCATCGAAAAAGCCAAAGCCGCGGCCGCCGCCCGCGCCACCATGAGCCCGCAGGAAAAGCTGGCCCAAGAGATCGAGGCCCTGCAAAAACGGGTGCAAAAAGCGGAGGCGCGGCTGGCCAAGGCCCGCAGCGAGGACGACCCGAACACCAGCGCCTTTGCAACGGCGCTGGAAAAAATGCAGGGCAAGCTGCAGGAAAAGCAGGCCCAGCAGGGTCACAACGGCAGCGGGAATTGA